The proteins below come from a single Pseudomonas chlororaphis genomic window:
- a CDS encoding membrane protein, which produces MTHTRFFGKTVLTCTFILAIIGWGIGFYGPPIYMQAVMERTGWPIAQVSMAVTLHFLSGTVVIANLPRLYARFGIPAITLLGCIVLGIGVNIWAQANQLWVLYAGAVCSGIGWVTLGAAAVNTLIAPWYVKERPKALGKAYNGASMGGVIFSPLWVLLIERFGFATAALVISLTAVLLIGAFALLVFNKSPQSLGQHPDNADQPEPVTPGSSATPWTAAQTLKAANFRTLAAGMSLGLFAQIGLIAHLYSILVGRMGAHDASFAMGLATASAMGGRYVAARLMTQGMNRRLLACLGYAIQMLGTLMLLGLDLHPSVAWMAVVLIGSGIGNATSLPPLIAQTEFSREQTARVIALMVAISQATYAFAPASFGLVRAAFSQPDQAIIAVVTAAVVVQALAILSFYQGVSGRPFKKTVF; this is translated from the coding sequence ATGACACACACCCGTTTTTTTGGAAAGACCGTACTGACCTGCACGTTCATCCTGGCGATCATCGGCTGGGGGATCGGCTTCTATGGGCCGCCGATCTACATGCAGGCGGTGATGGAGCGCACGGGCTGGCCCATCGCCCAGGTGTCGATGGCCGTCACCCTGCACTTTCTCAGCGGCACCGTCGTGATCGCCAACCTGCCCAGGCTTTACGCGCGCTTCGGCATTCCCGCCATCACCCTGCTGGGCTGCATTGTCCTGGGCATCGGCGTGAATATCTGGGCCCAGGCCAACCAGCTCTGGGTGCTGTATGCCGGGGCGGTGTGCTCGGGCATCGGCTGGGTGACGCTGGGCGCCGCGGCCGTCAACACCCTGATCGCTCCGTGGTACGTCAAGGAGCGGCCCAAGGCCTTGGGCAAGGCCTATAACGGCGCCAGCATGGGCGGCGTGATCTTTTCGCCGCTGTGGGTCTTACTGATCGAGCGATTTGGCTTCGCCACCGCGGCGCTGGTGATCAGCCTCACTGCCGTGCTGCTGATCGGCGCCTTCGCCTTGCTGGTCTTCAACAAGAGCCCGCAAAGCCTCGGACAGCATCCCGACAATGCCGACCAGCCGGAACCGGTGACGCCCGGTTCCAGTGCCACGCCATGGACCGCCGCGCAGACCTTGAAGGCGGCCAATTTCCGTACCCTGGCCGCCGGCATGTCCCTGGGACTGTTCGCCCAGATCGGCCTGATCGCGCACCTGTACTCGATCCTGGTGGGACGCATGGGCGCCCATGACGCTTCCTTCGCCATGGGCCTGGCCACCGCCAGTGCGATGGGCGGGCGCTACGTCGCCGCGCGCCTGATGACCCAGGGCATGAACCGCAGGCTGCTGGCTTGCCTGGGTTACGCCATCCAGATGCTCGGCACCCTGATGCTTCTGGGCCTGGACCTGCACCCGAGCGTGGCCTGGATGGCGGTGGTGCTGATCGGCTCGGGCATCGGCAACGCCACCTCCCTGCCGCCACTGATCGCGCAGACCGAGTTCAGTCGCGAACAAACCGCGCGGGTCATCGCGCTGATGGTCGCGATCAGCCAGGCCACCTACGCCTTCGCCCCGGCGTCCTTCGGCCTGGTGCGCGCCGCCTTCAGCCAGCCGGACCAGGCGATCATC